The Actinomycetota bacterium genome includes the window GTTGTCACGCAGACTACTCCCGGCTACTCTGAGGCCGCGATAACTGTTGGAGCTCGTTTGGGAGGCGGGACATGCTCGAGCTGGCGGATGGTGTCTACCAACTCTCAGGCAAACCGCCGAACTTAATCAACGTCTATCTCGTAGACGGCATCCTGGTCGACGCCGGCAGCCCGCAAGCCCATAAGCGCATCTTCCTTCAGCTGGGGGACCTGGTCCCGACCGCCCACCTTGTAACCCACGCCCACCCCGACCACTACGGTTCCAGCCACGCCGTCTGCGAGAGGTTCGGCATCCCCCTAATGACGGGCGCCAACGATGCTGACGCGATCGAAACGAGCGGCCCCGAGGCGAACGACACCTTCGTCGCCCGCAACATCCTGTCGAAGATGCCTCCGCCGCCGGCCCACCCGGTCGCTACCAGGCTGAAAGAGGGCGACAGGGTCGGCAGCTTCGAGGTCGTCGACACACCGGGACACTCCCGGGGCCACATCGCCCTGTGGCGAGCCGTCGACAGGACGCTGGTTCTGGCGGATGTCCTGTTCAACCTGAACCCGTTCACCATGAAGACCGGTCTGCGGGAACCTCTCCGGGTGCTCACTCTCGATCCGGCGCAGAACAGAGATTCCGCTCGCAA containing:
- a CDS encoding MBL fold metallo-hydrolase → MLELADGVYQLSGKPPNLINVYLVDGILVDAGSPQAHKRIFLQLGDLVPTAHLVTHAHPDHYGSSHAVCERFGIPLMTGANDADAIETSGPEANDTFVARNILSKMPPPPAHPVATRLKEGDRVGSFEVVDTPGHSRGHIALWRAVDRTLVLADVLFNLNPFTMKTGLREPLRVLTLDPAQNRDSARKVAELEPELVLFGHGPALRNSEAFTWFVATLPR